Proteins encoded together in one Polaribacter reichenbachii window:
- a CDS encoding SMP-30/gluconolactonase/LRE family protein, which translates to MLKKISIVTFLILIMACNSNKKESKKEEAKIPIKTAKLAYKINASLGEGAIWNYKTQELYWVDIEGKQLNIFNPSTKENKILETKSRIGTVVPFTEKEALVALEDGVHKMNLESGESTLFTDMKKELPGSRLNDGKCDPAGRFWVGSMHMQQLTGKANLYTITSENNLQKKVDSVTISNGIVWTSDKKTMYYIDTPTSTIKAYDYDNKTGKIANERVVVQIPESLGFPDGMTIDEENMLWVGMWNGNAVIRFNPKTGKVISKIEVPAHNVTSCAFGGKDLDVLYITTASVDMTAEEVEKYPLAGAIFKVKSGVKGVKSNFYIENKPTK; encoded by the coding sequence ATGCTTAAAAAAATATCAATTGTTACTTTTTTAATTCTGATAATGGCTTGTAATTCAAATAAAAAAGAAAGTAAAAAAGAAGAGGCAAAAATCCCTATTAAAACAGCAAAATTAGCCTATAAGATAAATGCAAGTTTAGGCGAAGGTGCCATCTGGAATTATAAAACCCAAGAATTGTATTGGGTAGATATAGAAGGCAAACAATTAAATATTTTTAATCCATCAACAAAAGAAAATAAAATTTTAGAAACCAAATCTAGAATCGGAACAGTAGTTCCTTTTACAGAAAAAGAAGCTTTAGTTGCTTTAGAAGATGGAGTACATAAAATGAATTTAGAATCTGGAGAAAGTACCTTGTTTACTGACATGAAAAAAGAATTACCAGGCAGTAGATTAAATGATGGTAAATGTGATCCTGCAGGAAGGTTTTGGGTAGGTTCTATGCATATGCAACAATTAACGGGTAAAGCTAATTTGTACACAATTACCTCAGAAAATAATCTTCAAAAAAAGGTAGATAGTGTAACCATTTCTAACGGAATTGTTTGGACATCAGATAAAAAAACAATGTATTATATAGATACTCCAACTTCTACTATTAAAGCCTATGATTATGATAACAAAACCGGAAAAATTGCAAACGAAAGAGTAGTGGTTCAAATTCCAGAATCGTTAGGTTTTCCTGATGGAATGACCATTGATGAAGAAAATATGCTTTGGGTGGGTATGTGGAATGGAAATGCAGTTATTCGCTTTAATCCTAAAACAGGCAAAGTAATTTCTAAAATCGAAGTGCCAGCTCATAATGTAACTTCGTGTGCTTTTGGTGGTAAAGATTTAGATGTTTTATACATAACCACAGCAAGTGTAGATATGACAGCAGAAGAAGTAGAAAAATATCCTTTAGCAGGCGCTATTTTTAAAGTAAAATCCGGAGTTAAAGGTGTAAAAAGTAATTTTTATATAGAAAACAAACCAACAAAATAA
- a CDS encoding beta-glucosidase, which yields MRVPFKKTISVFVFTVYLNISYIIAQDKIPQIQLEKGEVTTAFIEAKIDSIIAILTLEEKVAMTHAQSKFSTKGVERLGIPEVWMSDGPHGVREEISWDAWENAGWTNDAITAFPALTCLAATFNPELANKYGYNLGEEARYREKDVLLGPGVNIYRTPFNGRNFEYLGEDPFLASTMVVPYIQGVQENGIAACVKHFALNNQEHWRDKINVEVSDRALYEIYLPAFKAAVQKANVWALMGAYNKFRGQYTTHNKILHKILKTDWDYDGVVISDWSSVHSTKEAALYGVDMEMGTGTDGLGTTTSNHYQHYFLANPFLKAIKNGELSEDLVDDKVRRILRLIYRTNLNPNRALGKLNTKEHHKVAREVATEGIVLLKNEENFFPIQDKKGITIAVIGENATRNMTQGGGSSQLKPLFEISPLQGIKERYKNATIIHTMGYESGDSVYDEILPATLNQDSLYVKAIETAKKADVVLFVGGLNKSHHQDSEGDDREVFALPYGQEKLIDGIHEVNKNVGFLLLTGNAVEMNWLPKTKGVLQTWYLGSMAGHAIADVVSGDVNPSGKLPFSFPKKLEDNAAHSFGEISYPGNGVDQEYKEDILVGYRWFDTKKITPQYAFGYGLSYSDFTISDVKIDQKKYNKSDTIKVTFNVANLGDREGAEVVQVYVGKHKSKVQRAIKELKGFTKVFLEKGDQKTVSISIAADELGYYNTEVSDWSIEDGNYYLYVGNASNNIVKKIKFSLF from the coding sequence ATGAGAGTACCTTTTAAAAAGACCATAAGCGTTTTTGTTTTTACTGTATACCTAAATATATCATATATAATAGCGCAAGATAAAATACCACAAATTCAATTAGAAAAAGGAGAAGTAACTACAGCATTTATAGAAGCAAAAATAGATAGTATTATAGCTATTTTAACGCTAGAAGAAAAGGTGGCAATGACGCACGCACAATCTAAATTTAGTACAAAAGGAGTGGAAAGGTTAGGAATACCTGAGGTTTGGATGTCTGATGGGCCACATGGTGTTAGAGAAGAAATTAGTTGGGATGCTTGGGAAAATGCAGGTTGGACAAATGATGCTATTACCGCTTTTCCTGCTTTAACTTGTTTAGCAGCTACTTTTAATCCAGAATTAGCAAATAAATATGGTTACAATTTAGGAGAAGAAGCTAGATATAGAGAAAAAGATGTGTTGTTAGGGCCTGGTGTAAATATTTATAGAACGCCATTTAATGGTAGAAATTTTGAGTATTTAGGAGAAGATCCGTTTTTAGCATCAACAATGGTAGTGCCTTATATACAAGGTGTGCAAGAAAACGGAATTGCAGCTTGTGTAAAACATTTTGCCTTAAACAATCAAGAACATTGGCGAGATAAAATTAACGTAGAAGTTAGTGACAGAGCTTTATATGAAATTTATTTGCCAGCATTTAAAGCAGCTGTGCAAAAAGCAAATGTTTGGGCTTTAATGGGAGCTTATAATAAGTTTAGAGGGCAGTATACTACACATAACAAAATTTTACATAAAATTTTAAAAACTGATTGGGATTATGATGGAGTTGTAATTAGCGATTGGAGTTCTGTTCATTCCACTAAAGAAGCTGCATTATATGGTGTAGATATGGAAATGGGTACAGGAACTGATGGATTAGGGACTACTACAAGTAATCATTATCAACATTACTTTTTGGCAAATCCGTTTTTAAAAGCGATTAAAAATGGAGAATTAAGCGAAGATTTAGTAGATGATAAGGTTCGTAGAATTTTACGTTTAATTTATCGTACAAATTTAAATCCGAATAGAGCATTAGGAAAATTAAACACAAAAGAACATCATAAAGTAGCTAGAGAAGTTGCTACAGAAGGAATTGTTTTGCTAAAAAATGAAGAGAACTTTTTCCCTATTCAAGATAAAAAAGGAATAACAATTGCTGTTATTGGAGAAAATGCAACTAGAAATATGACACAAGGTGGTGGTTCATCACAATTAAAACCACTTTTCGAAATTTCTCCTTTACAAGGGATTAAAGAAAGATATAAAAATGCAACAATAATACATACAATGGGGTATGAGTCTGGTGATTCTGTATATGATGAAATTCTTCCAGCTACTTTAAATCAAGATTCTTTGTATGTAAAAGCAATAGAAACTGCTAAAAAAGCAGATGTTGTTCTTTTTGTTGGCGGATTAAATAAAAGTCATCATCAAGATAGTGAGGGAGATGATAGAGAAGTTTTTGCCTTGCCTTATGGACAAGAAAAGTTAATTGATGGAATACACGAAGTGAATAAAAATGTGGGTTTTTTATTATTAACAGGGAATGCTGTAGAAATGAATTGGCTGCCTAAAACTAAAGGGGTTTTGCAAACTTGGTATTTGGGTAGTATGGCAGGTCATGCCATTGCAGATGTGGTTAGCGGAGATGTAAATCCTTCTGGTAAATTACCTTTCTCTTTTCCTAAAAAACTAGAAGACAATGCAGCGCATTCTTTTGGCGAAATTTCTTATCCAGGAAATGGTGTAGATCAAGAATATAAAGAAGATATTTTGGTGGGCTATAGATGGTTTGATACTAAAAAAATAACACCTCAATATGCTTTTGGTTACGGTTTGTCTTATTCTGATTTTACAATTTCTGATGTTAAAATTGATCAAAAAAAATACAATAAAAGCGATACAATAAAAGTAACATTTAATGTAGCTAATCTTGGAGATAGAGAAGGAGCAGAGGTAGTACAAGTATATGTAGGTAAACATAAATCTAAAGTGCAAAGAGCTATAAAAGAATTAAAAGGTTTTACAAAAGTATTTTTAGAAAAAGGAGATCAAAAAACCGTAAGTATTTCTATTGCTGCTGATGAATTAGGGTATTATAATACAGAAGTATCTGATTGGTCTATAGAAGATGGAAACTATTATTTGTATGTAGGTAATGCATCAAATAACATTGTGAAAAAAATTAAGTTTAGTTTGTTTTAA
- a CDS encoding thioredoxin domain-containing protein has product MIYKTKILLIISLLFFFGCTKNTDQKNELANETSPYLLQHANNPVHWKAWNNKTLELAKKENKLIVISIGYSACHWCHVMEEESFENDSIAKIMNENFINIKVDREERPDIDQIYMNAVQLMTGSGGWPLNCIALPDGRPIFGGTYFTKEQWKDVLQNISKLYKDTPEKAIDYATKLTEGIKNSELITLKKNNINFKKTDIQQAVWQWQQNFDTIYGGSKDSPKFPMPNSLDYLLRYAHQFNDKKVQNHINNTLKKLAFGGIYDQINGGFSRYATDTKWHIPHFEKMLYDNAQLVSLYAKAYQQSKNPLYKNVIEETLNFVKQELTDKNGTFFSSLDADSKNENNQLEEGAYYYWTEKELQNLIKKNYTLFKDYYNINNFGLWEKERYVLIKTSSDEDFSKKHKITTDELTKIIKNWKETLKEARNKKRKPNLDDKVLTSWNALMIKGYTDAYKALKNEDYLKSALKNANFILTNQLQKDGNLYRNYKNGKSSINAFSEDYATLIAAFLNLYEVTLDEKWLVQSKKIMDFTLSNFFNKENGMFYFTSNKNNNLISRKVKVIDNVIASSNSILANSLFKLSLYYADANYNNIAQQMMSNLYTDVLESPSGYSNWLHLMTNYTNPFYEIATVGQEALLKNNDLLDLYIPNVIIAGDTATNNTIPLLKDKFIEDETYIYVCNFGTCKLPQKQISKAIKFIKK; this is encoded by the coding sequence TTGATTTATAAAACGAAAATCTTACTTATTATTAGTCTGCTATTTTTCTTTGGATGTACTAAAAATACAGATCAAAAAAATGAATTGGCTAATGAAACCAGTCCGTATTTATTACAACATGCCAACAACCCTGTACATTGGAAAGCTTGGAATAACAAAACCTTAGAACTTGCTAAAAAAGAAAATAAATTAATTGTTATTTCTATAGGATACTCTGCTTGCCATTGGTGCCATGTTATGGAAGAAGAAAGTTTTGAAAACGATTCTATAGCCAAAATAATGAATGAAAATTTTATTAATATTAAGGTAGATAGAGAAGAAAGACCAGATATTGATCAAATTTATATGAATGCAGTACAATTAATGACAGGTAGCGGAGGCTGGCCTCTAAATTGTATTGCTTTACCAGATGGAAGGCCCATTTTTGGCGGCACTTATTTTACCAAAGAACAATGGAAAGATGTGTTACAAAACATCTCTAAACTTTACAAAGACACCCCAGAAAAAGCAATTGACTATGCAACAAAATTAACTGAAGGCATAAAAAATTCTGAATTAATTACGCTTAAAAAAAATAATATCAATTTTAAAAAAACGGATATTCAACAAGCTGTATGGCAATGGCAACAAAATTTTGATACCATTTACGGAGGTTCAAAAGACAGCCCTAAGTTTCCTATGCCAAATTCATTGGATTATTTATTGAGATATGCCCATCAATTTAATGATAAAAAGGTTCAAAATCATATAAATAATACGCTTAAAAAATTAGCTTTTGGCGGTATTTACGATCAAATTAATGGTGGTTTTTCTAGATATGCTACAGATACAAAATGGCATATTCCTCATTTTGAAAAAATGCTTTACGATAACGCACAACTTGTTAGTCTTTACGCAAAAGCATATCAACAAAGTAAAAACCCACTTTATAAAAATGTTATTGAAGAAACTTTAAATTTTGTAAAACAAGAGTTAACAGACAAAAATGGCACGTTTTTTTCTTCTTTAGATGCCGATAGTAAAAACGAAAATAATCAACTAGAAGAAGGCGCATATTATTATTGGACTGAAAAAGAACTACAAAATTTAATCAAAAAAAATTATACTTTATTTAAAGACTATTATAATATAAATAATTTTGGCTTATGGGAAAAAGAGAGATATGTACTCATTAAAACTTCTTCGGATGAAGATTTTTCTAAAAAGCATAAAATAACTACGGATGAACTTACCAAAATCATTAAAAATTGGAAAGAAACACTAAAAGAAGCAAGAAATAAAAAAAGAAAGCCAAATTTAGATGATAAAGTTTTAACTTCTTGGAATGCCTTAATGATAAAAGGATACACAGATGCTTACAAAGCTTTAAAAAATGAGGATTATTTAAAATCGGCATTAAAAAACGCCAATTTTATTTTAACAAATCAGTTACAAAAAGACGGAAACCTATACAGAAATTATAAAAATGGAAAGAGCTCTATAAATGCCTTTTCTGAAGATTACGCTACTTTAATTGCTGCTTTTTTAAACCTTTACGAGGTTACTTTAGATGAAAAATGGTTAGTTCAATCAAAAAAAATAATGGATTTTACATTATCAAACTTTTTTAATAAAGAGAATGGTATGTTCTATTTTACATCTAATAAAAACAACAACCTAATTTCTAGAAAAGTTAAGGTAATCGACAATGTTATAGCTTCATCAAACTCCATTTTAGCAAATAGTTTATTTAAACTTAGCCTTTATTATGCAGATGCAAACTACAATAATATTGCTCAACAAATGATGAGTAACCTATATACCGATGTTTTAGAAAGTCCTTCAGGTTATAGCAATTGGTTACACCTAATGACCAATTACACCAACCCTTTTTACGAGATAGCAACTGTTGGACAAGAAGCATTATTAAAAAACAATGACTTGCTAGATTTATATATTCCAAACGTAATTATTGCAGGAGACACTGCCACAAATAATACCATTCCATTATTAAAAGACAAGTTTATTGAAGATGAAACTTACATCTATGTCTGTAATTTTGGAACTTGTAAATTGCCTCAAAAACAAATTAGCAAAGCCATTAAATTCATTAAAAAATAG
- a CDS encoding TetR family transcriptional regulator C-terminal domain-containing protein, giving the protein MAAENQLSKENIISSYMEFVLENNHQPKSVFSFAKENDFEESDFYKFYTSFEAIEEAIFSEFFHHTIQVLAKSEDYENFDARNKLLSFYFTFFEMLTANRSYVVYALENSKKDFKKLKSLKKLRQDFITYINNLGIEKLDLKQEKLEKIQDKTIQESSWFHLLVTMKFWLDDTSASFEKTDLFIEKSINARFDLMDIKPLKSIIDFGKFILKEKVNFN; this is encoded by the coding sequence ATGGCTGCAGAAAATCAATTATCAAAAGAAAATATTATTTCCTCTTATATGGAATTTGTGTTAGAAAACAATCATCAACCAAAATCTGTATTTAGTTTTGCTAAAGAAAATGATTTTGAAGAGAGTGATTTCTACAAGTTTTACACTTCTTTTGAAGCAATAGAAGAAGCTATATTTTCAGAATTTTTTCATCATACAATTCAAGTTTTAGCAAAAAGTGAGGATTATGAAAATTTTGATGCTAGAAACAAACTATTAAGTTTTTACTTTACTTTTTTCGAAATGTTAACAGCTAACAGAAGTTATGTTGTTTATGCTCTTGAAAACAGTAAAAAGGATTTTAAAAAATTAAAATCACTTAAAAAATTACGTCAAGATTTCATTACATATATCAACAATTTGGGAATTGAAAAACTAGATTTAAAGCAAGAAAAACTAGAAAAAATTCAGGATAAAACCATTCAAGAATCTTCTTGGTTTCATTTATTAGTAACAATGAAATTTTGGTTAGATGACACCTCTGCATCCTTTGAAAAAACAGATCTTTTTATTGAAAAATCTATCAATGCTCGTTTTGACTTAATGGATATAAAACCACTAAAAAGCATCATCGATTTTGGAAAATTCATCCTAAAAGAAAAAGTTAACTTTAATTAA
- a CDS encoding glycoside hydrolase family 3 N-terminal domain-containing protein, producing the protein MKKVFLLLLLLLTILSCKENKKSSFVKDTTHEAKIEALLAKMTLEEKIGQTNLRGVSSRATSLPTDLKESVRKGNVGAFLNIMNLDYVDELQRIAVEESPNGIPLIFGRDVIHGFKTMFPIPLGLAATWDAQIVEKSSEIAAFEASAYGIRWTFAPMLDIARDSRWGRIAESPGEDPYLATVLGAAYVKGFQSDDLSNPYSMAASAKHYIAYGAAIGGRDYNTVDMSEQLLRNVYLPPFKSAIDAGSATVMSSFNEINGVPATGNEFLLKDVLRGELQFDGFVVSDWDSVTEMVYHGYASDEKHAGELAAKAGLDMEMTSTAYENHLKELIKENKVTIEELNEFVRNILRIKFRLGLFENPYRNKEHKGNFYAENHLKEAKKAAIESTVLLKNKQSILPLSEKTKVAIIGPLANAPHEQLGTWAFDGEKEHTNTPLHAYQKASTNFMFAKGLGHSRDKSKKGFKEAIDVAKKSDVILFFGGEEAILSGEAHSRANIDLPGAQEALINELAKTGKPIVLVIMAGRPITITNIIDKTDAVLMSWHPGTMGGEALYEIINGIESPEGRLPVSWPKTAGQLPYFYNHKNTGRPADSVNFVSIDKIPIGAWQSSLGNDSHYLDAGFTPHFPFGYGLSYTTFKYADISISKETINFSENLEVKVSITNTGKTAGKETVQLYIQDVVGSITRPVKELKRYQQVFLKSGETKEISFQISAKDLEFVNHKLVKAAEEGKFNLWVGPNSAEGLKTSFSLKK; encoded by the coding sequence ATGAAAAAAGTATTCCTATTATTACTGTTATTGTTAACAATTCTAAGCTGTAAAGAAAATAAAAAATCATCTTTTGTAAAAGACACAACGCATGAAGCTAAAATAGAAGCTTTACTTGCAAAAATGACTTTAGAAGAAAAAATAGGGCAAACTAATTTAAGAGGCGTTTCTAGTAGAGCAACTTCTTTGCCAACAGATTTAAAAGAATCTGTTAGAAAAGGAAATGTGGGAGCTTTTTTAAATATTATGAATCTAGATTATGTAGATGAATTACAAAGAATTGCAGTTGAAGAAAGTCCGAACGGAATTCCATTGATTTTTGGTAGAGATGTAATACATGGTTTTAAAACAATGTTTCCAATTCCATTGGGATTAGCAGCAACTTGGGATGCTCAAATTGTAGAAAAATCTTCTGAAATAGCCGCTTTTGAAGCTTCTGCTTATGGAATAAGATGGACGTTTGCGCCAATGTTAGATATTGCCAGAGACAGCAGGTGGGGAAGAATTGCAGAATCTCCAGGAGAAGATCCGTATTTAGCAACCGTTTTAGGTGCAGCTTATGTAAAAGGTTTTCAAAGTGATGATTTAAGTAATCCTTATTCAATGGCAGCTTCTGCAAAACACTACATTGCTTATGGAGCAGCAATTGGAGGTAGAGATTATAACACAGTAGATATGAGCGAGCAATTGTTAAGAAATGTGTATTTACCACCTTTTAAATCTGCTATAGATGCTGGTTCTGCTACAGTTATGAGCTCTTTTAATGAAATAAATGGAGTACCAGCAACAGGAAATGAGTTCTTATTAAAAGACGTTTTAAGAGGTGAATTACAGTTTGATGGTTTTGTGGTAAGTGATTGGGATTCTGTGACAGAAATGGTATATCATGGCTATGCAAGTGATGAAAAACACGCAGGAGAATTAGCTGCTAAAGCAGGATTAGATATGGAAATGACAAGTACTGCTTATGAGAACCATCTAAAAGAATTAATCAAAGAAAATAAAGTAACCATAGAAGAATTAAACGAATTTGTACGTAATATTTTAAGAATAAAATTTAGGTTAGGTTTATTTGAAAATCCGTATAGAAATAAAGAACACAAAGGGAATTTTTATGCAGAAAATCATTTAAAAGAAGCCAAAAAAGCAGCGATTGAAAGTACTGTTTTATTAAAAAATAAACAATCAATTTTACCACTTTCAGAAAAAACAAAAGTGGCAATTATTGGACCTTTAGCAAATGCACCTCATGAACAATTAGGTACTTGGGCTTTTGACGGAGAAAAAGAGCATACAAATACACCTTTACACGCATACCAAAAAGCAAGTACCAATTTTATGTTTGCTAAAGGATTAGGGCATAGTAGAGATAAATCTAAAAAAGGTTTCAAAGAAGCAATTGATGTTGCAAAAAAATCGGATGTAATTTTATTTTTTGGAGGAGAAGAAGCCATTTTATCTGGAGAAGCACACAGTAGAGCAAATATTGATTTGCCTGGTGCACAAGAAGCATTAATTAATGAACTGGCCAAAACAGGCAAACCAATTGTTTTAGTAATTATGGCTGGTAGGCCAATTACAATTACAAATATTATTGATAAAACTGATGCTGTACTTATGTCTTGGCACCCAGGAACAATGGGTGGTGAAGCTTTGTATGAAATTATTAATGGGATAGAATCCCCAGAAGGAAGATTGCCTGTTTCTTGGCCAAAAACAGCAGGACAGTTGCCTTATTTTTATAATCATAAAAACACAGGTAGACCTGCAGATAGTGTTAATTTTGTATCTATAGATAAAATACCAATTGGTGCTTGGCAAAGTTCTTTAGGTAACGATTCTCATTATTTAGATGCTGGTTTTACTCCACATTTTCCTTTTGGATATGGATTATCTTACACAACTTTTAAATATGCTGATATTTCAATCTCTAAAGAGACAATTAACTTTAGTGAAAATTTAGAGGTAAAAGTATCTATTACAAATACAGGTAAAACTGCCGGAAAAGAAACAGTACAATTATATATACAAGACGTAGTAGGTAGTATTACAAGACCCGTAAAAGAGTTAAAAAGGTATCAACAGGTATTCTTAAAAAGTGGAGAAACTAAAGAAATTTCTTTTCAAATTTCAGCTAAAGATTTAGAGTTTGTCAATCATAAATTAGTGAAAGCAGCAGAAGAAGGTAAATTTAACCTTTGGGTTGGTCCCAATTCAGCAGAAGGTTTAAAAACATCGTTTTCTCTTAAAAAATAG
- a CDS encoding prolyl oligopeptidase family serine peptidase, which translates to MDSLLVKNTFTASNNLKLPYRFFEPNIKQQKKIPLVIFLHGRGERGTENGERIYRNAGFLMNENSLLTTKSQEKYPCYVLVPQCSDKTENEEWAKWIGNKPETPFKGLGKDGSYQINPIPSDSGKATLELIEKLIKEKAIDTSRIYITGLSMGGFGTWDFIARKPNLFAAAIPMAGYSDPNQIQKIKEIPIWIFHGNKDQWNPVEGSRNMYQLLKNINADVKYTEYNLGHRDTFKKAFKEPELISWMFSKSKKIK; encoded by the coding sequence GTGGATAGTTTATTGGTGAAAAACACTTTTACAGCTTCAAATAATTTAAAATTACCTTATCGATTTTTTGAACCCAATATTAAGCAACAAAAAAAGATTCCGCTTGTAATATTTTTACATGGTAGAGGAGAAAGAGGAACAGAAAACGGAGAAAGAATTTACAGAAATGCAGGGTTTTTAATGAATGAAAACTCATTATTAACAACCAAATCTCAAGAAAAATATCCTTGTTATGTTTTAGTTCCACAATGTTCTGATAAAACAGAAAATGAAGAATGGGCAAAATGGATTGGTAATAAACCAGAAACACCTTTTAAAGGTTTAGGTAAAGATGGTTCTTATCAAATAAATCCAATTCCTTCTGATTCAGGTAAAGCAACTTTAGAATTAATAGAAAAATTAATAAAGGAAAAAGCGATAGATACTTCAAGAATTTACATAACAGGTTTATCTATGGGCGGTTTTGGTACTTGGGATTTTATAGCAAGAAAACCCAATTTATTTGCAGCAGCAATACCAATGGCAGGTTATTCAGATCCAAATCAAATTCAGAAAATAAAAGAAATTCCTATTTGGATTTTTCATGGAAATAAAGATCAATGGAATCCTGTAGAAGGTTCTAGAAATATGTATCAACTTTTAAAAAACATCAATGCTGATGTAAAATATACAGAGTATAATTTAGGTCATAGAGATACTTTTAAAAAAGCATTTAAAGAACCCGAATTAATTTCTTGGATGTTTTCTAAATCAAAAAAAATAAAATAG